A stretch of the Agromyces larvae genome encodes the following:
- a CDS encoding DUF3500 domain-containing protein has translation MTDDRDIDGFFSTARVSGRDEAVTLDAASYRQYLYALDDDELAPWRGMSYEEFTAARQGNEFLRELLADWDARYAEPFRGVTADGVVRDEVWPLPDAGGDAGADADADAGAAGDGSLVASARHLLATLAPDQLDRLRYPMDAPDWRGWSNPEFVFHRNGLRLEDLAEPQVEAILAVVEASLSPEGYTRVREAMALNGFLGELTELPTIMNERSYWFSLFGDPSTDAPWGWQLFGHHVAVNFATVAGVDVIAPVFIGAEPALSDGARPPLFDERERLALELAASLTPAQRAEAVVYASVLDPAMPEGRLHPADERHVAGAFQDNRVVPYEGIPVSRLDERQRALLRRIVEDFLLLLREPSRRRALERYDAYLDETWFSWYGATDGTQPVYFRVQSPVILAELDNHAGVWLSNRLPARFHVHTTLRLPNGNDYARAYLAQWRARARA, from the coding sequence ATGACTGACGACCGCGACATCGACGGGTTCTTCTCGACCGCACGGGTGAGCGGTCGCGACGAGGCGGTCACCCTCGACGCCGCGAGCTACCGGCAGTACCTCTACGCGCTCGACGACGACGAGCTCGCGCCCTGGCGCGGCATGTCGTACGAGGAGTTCACCGCGGCCCGGCAGGGCAACGAGTTCCTGCGCGAGCTGCTCGCCGACTGGGATGCGCGCTACGCCGAGCCGTTCCGCGGCGTCACCGCCGACGGGGTGGTGCGCGACGAGGTCTGGCCGCTCCCCGATGCGGGCGGCGACGCGGGCGCCGACGCGGATGCCGACGCCGGCGCCGCGGGCGACGGTTCGCTCGTGGCATCCGCTCGGCACCTGCTCGCGACGCTCGCGCCCGACCAGCTCGACCGCCTGCGCTACCCGATGGACGCGCCCGACTGGCGCGGCTGGAGCAACCCCGAGTTCGTCTTCCACCGCAACGGGCTCCGCCTCGAAGACCTCGCCGAGCCGCAGGTCGAGGCGATCCTCGCGGTCGTCGAGGCCTCGCTCAGCCCTGAGGGATACACGCGCGTGCGCGAGGCGATGGCGCTGAACGGGTTCCTCGGCGAACTCACCGAGCTGCCGACGATCATGAACGAGCGCAGCTACTGGTTCAGCCTGTTCGGCGACCCGTCGACGGATGCCCCGTGGGGCTGGCAGCTGTTCGGCCACCACGTAGCGGTCAACTTCGCGACCGTGGCCGGGGTCGACGTCATCGCGCCGGTCTTCATCGGTGCCGAGCCGGCGCTCTCCGATGGCGCGCGGCCGCCCTTGTTCGACGAGCGCGAGCGGCTCGCCCTCGAGCTCGCCGCCTCGCTCACGCCCGCCCAGCGCGCCGAGGCCGTCGTCTACGCCTCGGTGCTCGACCCCGCCATGCCCGAGGGCAGGCTGCACCCGGCCGACGAGCGCCATGTCGCCGGGGCGTTCCAGGACAACCGGGTGGTGCCGTACGAGGGCATCCCGGTGTCGCGGCTCGACGAGCGCCAGCGCGCCCTGCTGCGCCGGATCGTCGAGGACTTCCTGCTGCTGCTGCGCGAGCCGTCGAGGCGGCGTGCGCTCGAACGGTACGACGCGTACCTCGATGAGACGTGGTTCTCGTGGTACGGCGCGACCGACGGCACGCAGCCGGTGTACTTCCGTGTGCAGAGCCCCGTGATCCTCGCCGAGCTCGACAACCACGCCGGCGTCTGGCTCAGCAACCGCCTGCCCGCGCGCTTCCACGTGCACACGACCCTCCGCCTGCCCAACGGCAACGACTACGCCCGCGCCTACCTGGCGCAATGGCGCGCCCGCGCCCGCGCCTAA